The nucleotide sequence CGACGGCGGAAATCATCATGCGCAGACGCTCGTGTGGAAGCGTAAACGCTCAGCCAACCCGGCCGTCATCGCGAGCGCCAGCGAAGCGATCCAGGGGCGATAAGACGATCTGGGTGCTAGGCTCGTACTGACGATGTACCGAGCCAAGCCTTACTTCTCGATCATCCTGTTCCAACGCGTATTCCACTCGGGGCGCTTGGCGTTGATGACGTCCCAGTCCAGCGTGATCGCGGTCTTCATGTAGGTGTGGAAGGTCGCGAGCTTCTGCTCGGCGGCCGGGGTCGTCGCTTTCGCCATGGTGTTGGACGGCACGATGTTGCCGGCCGCCAGCGCCTTGGATTGCGCCTCCGGTGACAGCAGATACGCCGCGAGCTTCTGCGCAAGCTCGGCGTCCGAATTGTTGGCGATCACGCATTGCGCAACCATCAGCACGACCGAGCCTTCCTTCGGCTGTGCGTACTCCACCGCAATGCCCTTCTCCTTCAAGGTCGACACCGCCGTCGGCGTCAGCGGGAAGATCGCGGCTTCCCCGGTCTGCACCATCTCGGAGATCTTGGCCGAGTTCGGGATGTACTCCAGAACGTTCTTCCCGATCGTGTCCGGAAACGCCTTGAAGCCCGGCTCGACATTGGCTTCGCTGCCCCCCTTGATGCGGTTGAACATCAGGAAAGCGTGCAGGCCGAAGGTCGAGACCGAGGCCGACTGGAACACGACCTTGTCCTTGTATTTGAGATCAGCGAGATCGAGCCACGAGGTCGGGGCCGCCCAGCCCTTCTCGTCGAACAGCTTCTTGTTGTAGGCCAAGCCTGTCATGCCGATGTCGATGCCCGCGGCGATGTCGTCCTTCAGCCGCGCGAACGGCTCGAGCTGATTCAGCGCCTCGCTCGGCTTGAGCTTCTCGCACAGGCCGAGACCGGCGGCGCGGATCATCACGCCGTCGTCGAGAAACATCACATGCATCTGCGGCTTGTCTTTGGCCGCGATCGCCTTAGCGAGGATCTCCGAGGACGTGCCGGGCACGACGACGATCTTGACGTCGTTGGCCTTCTCGAAGTCGGGAAATACCGCCTGGGTGTAGGTGCGCTCGAAATTGCCGCCGTTCA is from Bradyrhizobium sp. ORS 285 and encodes:
- a CDS encoding ABC transporter substrate-binding protein — its product is MIHARAALCSALSLMLATSVAHAETKTLYVGMNGGNFERTYTQAVFPDFEKANDVKIVVVPGTSSEILAKAIAAKDKPQMHVMFLDDGVMIRAAGLGLCEKLKPSEALNQLEPFARLKDDIAAGIDIGMTGLAYNKKLFDEKGWAAPTSWLDLADLKYKDKVVFQSASVSTFGLHAFLMFNRIKGGSEANVEPGFKAFPDTIGKNVLEYIPNSAKISEMVQTGEAAIFPLTPTAVSTLKEKGIAVEYAQPKEGSVVLMVAQCVIANNSDAELAQKLAAYLLSPEAQSKALAAGNIVPSNTMAKATTPAAEQKLATFHTYMKTAITLDWDVINAKRPEWNTRWNRMIEK